The Candidatus Binatus sp. region GTGATGCTGCCGCCGGCCTCCATCACGAGCGCCGCGCCCGATGCGATATCCCATTCGCTCTTCGGCGAGCGCGTAAACGTCGCGTCGCCTTTCCCGCCCGCCACCAGCGCGAGCTTGTATGCGACGCTGCCGGTCGGGCTGACTTTCATCACGCCGTGAAACACCTGCCATTCGCCGCGCGCCGTTTCACTGCGGCTCGCGAGCACGGTCGCGCGCTTGAGTGTCCTGGTGCGAGTGACGTGAACCCGTTTCGAGTTGAGATAGCATCCGGCGCCGCGCGCCGCCGAATACATCTCGCGCTTGATCGGATTGTAGGTAACTCCAAGAATCGGCACGCCGTCTTCGATCAGCGCGATCGCGACGCAAAATTCCGGCACACCCCGGATGAACTCCTTGGTGCCATCCAGCGGATCGACGATCCACACGCGGCGGCATTTGAGCCGTGCGTCGTTATCGACGGTTTCCTCGGAGAGCCAGCCGTAGTCGGGAAACGGCTCGCGGAGCAGGCTCTTGATCGCGTGGTCCGCTTCGAGGTCCGCTTGCGTGACTGGATTGTCGTGGCCCTTCGAGCCGATCTCGTAGCCGCCGCGCCGCCAGTGTCCGCGCAATA contains the following coding sequences:
- a CDS encoding 3'(2'),5'-bisphosphate nucleotidase CysQ; translation: MQADSKIKNAAPSAKSGGARAAADDDLKRELALAKKAARAAGEILRGHWRRGGYEIGSKGHDNPVTQADLEADHAIKSLLREPFPDYGWLSEETVDNDARLKCRRVWIVDPLDGTKEFIRGVPEFCVAIALIEDGVPILGVTYNPIKREMYSAARGAGCYLNSKRVHVTRTRTLKRATVLASRSETARGEWQVFHGVMKVSPTGSVAYKLALVAGGKGDATFTRSPKSEWDIASGAALVMEAGGSITDIRGRELRFNQRVVKLEGLIADNKLLHRALMEVAPHPALKSK